The sequence TGGGAGACGGTTTTTGGATTAAAAAAATAGAATATGTGGCTTGGATTGGCCTTGTACATTTACTTTTTAATTTTATAGTCCGTTTTGCTCATGTTAGACAGGGATGGATCAAAATTACCAATCGGTACATTGATATCGCAGGTGTTCTTTCTGCGTTAGTTGTTCTTCTCTCACCCAATCTCCTTTTTCTATCTAAGTTTTTCTTCTATTGGAGTTTTGTCACAATCCTTCTTGGTGGGGCACTATTTTATATCATTTTCCTTGGAAGAAAAGTTCCTTCGATGGGAACGGTTTCATTTGGACTTTTAGCGTTTATTGGTTTGATTTTGAATGATGTCTTAGTGGAAATGCAGTGGGAATGGTATCCAAGTCATACTTTCTTAAAGGATTATGCGTTTGCTGCTTTTTCTGTTTCCGTGGCCCTTTCCATTGTTAAGAACATGATTGATTCTAGGAGACTTGTAGAAAAACAAAGAGAAGAAAAGGATAGACTCTCTCGTTATTTTTCTCCAGCAGTTATGGAAACGATTGTTGCCGACAATATTAAGTTAGGTGGCGAAGAAAGGGAAATTGCTACTTTGTTTTCTGATATTGTTGGGTTTACTACTTTTGCTGAAAAAAATCCTCCTGGTGTTGTCCTTCAAAATTTAAATACCATTTTTGAATCCTTATCCGACTTGATTTTCCATTATTCTGCGACCTTGGATAAATTTATTGGGGATGCGATTATGGCATTTTGGGGAGCACCCAAGCAGACAGAACTGGATGCGTATAAAGCTGTGGCTTGTGCTGTGGATATGCAAAAAAGAATGGAAGAGATCAATCGTGACCTTGGCCTACCTCCAGGAACCTTTCGTTTGCGGATTGGTGTTAATTTTGGGGAAGCCATTGTCGGTAATATTGGTTCTGTCAAACGTATGGACTATACTGTGATTGGAGACGCTGTTAATACGGCTGCAAGGTTGGAAAGTCATGGAATTCCTGGAAAAGTAGCCGTTTCGGAAGCTGCCTTTCTTGCTGCTGGAGGGAGTGAATACATCGAATATGAAGACATCAAGGAACTGGCTCTCAAAGGGAAAGCGGAGCCGGTGAAAGTATACTTTGTGACCAAGGTAAAACCAAGACCAGGAGTTTAACTTTGGGTCTTTTGTGACTTGTGACCACCGGAACTTTCTACCTTGTTCTGGTGGTTTGTTTATTTTCGATTGGTCTTATACGCCTAAAACAACGGTTAAGTTTGCACCTGTCATATTCTCTGCAACGGTTTCGCATTCTTCCATGCTGCCTTGAAAACAGACGGCCTTACCGTTGGTATGTGCTTCCATTGCTATTTTTTTTGCATCTTTTTTTGTTTTGAAACAAAGTTTCATCAAACAGTCTTCTACATACGAAAACTCATTAATGGAATCATTGAATAAAATAACAAAGTAGAAATAGACAGAATCAAATTTTGATTTTGTTTCTTCAAATGTAGCAGGTTCGTTCTGTTCTGTCATGGAAAAAGTGAGTCGGAGGTTCCGCTCAGTTCACCAATATACTCCAAATAGGATTTCATTTTAAACTTCTTTTTTGTTGAATCGGAAGACATAAATCGAACATTCCCAAATACATTTCGTTCTGGGAACCAGGGTC is a genomic window of Leptospira brenneri containing:
- a CDS encoding adenylate/guanylate cyclase domain-containing protein, with product MVFSKRLFCLFHTFLLLAGFLSPVSAQVLLTNQILDLRSETSFGQSVHKWSFKPGDSPLVTETEEDDLYLDEENGQTRALRFAHAQIQLGESVRNGWISGFQVQTAWNKVKDGDGELYFPDFTKFKETYKGYAWYRTEIRITAEDIRNKFKSRNLSVRLGQISQADAVYWNGKFIGGTGLHLDTEENSQLEDKSLYSDKIRFYQIPIDQLKTDEPNVLAVRVYAKYSLSPGLSHDKFYVSSVKYSERAEYWNDFKKIFVIVLTLLLGSFYLYWQFLFRNEDDATIYFALGSIFMALNTLFQSQIIYSVLGDGFWIKKIEYVAWIGLVHLLFNFIVRFAHVRQGWIKITNRYIDIAGVLSALVVLLSPNLLFLSKFFFYWSFVTILLGGALFYIIFLGRKVPSMGTVSFGLLAFIGLILNDVLVEMQWEWYPSHTFLKDYAFAAFSVSVALSIVKNMIDSRRLVEKQREEKDRLSRYFSPAVMETIVADNIKLGGEEREIATLFSDIVGFTTFAEKNPPGVVLQNLNTIFESLSDLIFHYSATLDKFIGDAIMAFWGAPKQTELDAYKAVACAVDMQKRMEEINRDLGLPPGTFRLRIGVNFGEAIVGNIGSVKRMDYTVIGDAVNTAARLESHGIPGKVAVSEAAFLAAGGSEYIEYEDIKELALKGKAEPVKVYFVTKVKPRPGV
- a CDS encoding ATP-dependent Clp protease adaptor ClpS; translation: MTEQNEPATFEETKSKFDSVYFYFVILFNDSINEFSYVEDCLMKLCFKTKKDAKKIAMEAHTNGKAVCFQGSMEECETVAENMTGANLTVVLGV